A stretch of DNA from Bacillota bacterium:
GAGCCTGAGTTCGCCCACACGGAGTTCCCTTTCACCTTCCCATTGGCTAGCGCGATTTGCCGTACACCGGCGCAAGACCGCCTTGACGCGCGCTGCAAGCTCGCGGGGGCTGAAGGGCTTTGTTATGTAGTCGTCAGCGCCCAGTTCCAATCCTACAACCCTGTCCACAACCTCTGATTTGGCTGTCAACATTATGATTGGCACAGGCAACTCGCTGCGGATGCTCCTGAAGACATCGTACCCGCTGATCTCCGGTAACATGAGATCTAGAAGCACCAGGTCCGGTTTTTCACTCAGGGTCTTTGCAATCGCGGCTTTCCCATCATAGGCGACCAATGTCTTGAGGCCCTCCTTGCGAAGGGTGAAATCCACGAGTTCGACTATGGGTGCCTCGTCATCCACGATAAGGACCTTCTCATTCATACGGGCCGGTCGCCTCCAGGCAGGTGTCCTTTCATGGTCAAGTATGGGGCAGGGTTGTTACGGGAGATTTTCAGAAAGGTTAACAATAGTTGACGGGAGGGGCCGGGGGTATATAGCTGCGGGGTGGGCGGCTAAACGGCAAGAATCTAGAATATTTACCGTCTCAGTGCGCGGAGTGATAACCACGTGACCACCCTAGCAAGTGGAGGTCGCCCATGTCCGGCCATCACCTTGTGTTATGTCTGGACGATGCCAAACTGTCCGGGTAGCGTCGAGTGTCGGAGAAGCCCGGTGCCGGGGGACATGCCGGGGGTATCCGGCACCGCCGGGAAGCCTCGCTATACGAGGTTACTCCGGACCAGCCGGAGGTGCGGGCCCAATGGGGCACAGGGGAGCCTTTCCCCGCCTCCCCCTACCACACGACCTCCCTCACCCCGCGGTGCTTCTCGACTTCACCGGCCATATGGACTGCCCTGTCCTGTAAAACATGGGCCTGCCTCCAAGGCGTTCAACTTCTTCCACCAGCGCCTGGGAACACTTGACCTCGATAATGGCGGTAGTGCCGGGGTTTTGGGGAAGTATCTCCCGCCAGAAGAGGAACATTAGCCGGTCCCCCAGACGATATTCCCCTTTCATCGACGACGCCTATCCTGTCCCCGTCGCCGTCAAATGACACGCCCAGGTCGGCATCTTTCTCCTTCACCACCCGGATGAGATCGCGCAGGTTTTCTGGCCTGACGGGGTCGGGGAAATAGTTGGGGAATGACGGGTCGGACTCGCAGTATAGGGGTATGACATCGCAGCCCAGGCCCTCGATGATCTTGGGAGCAAAGAACGATGACGTGCCATTGCCGCAGTCTACCACCACGCGGAGCTTGCGCTGGCCCAACCTTACCTTGTCGAGGATCATGTTGATGCACTGTTGGCTGGAGTTTCCGAATGCGTTTTATGAGTAAGATGGACCTTTATTGGCCGGAAACCGTCTCTTCCCGGAAAAGCTAGCCCGGATTTATGTTGAGGCTCACAAATATCACCCGGGCATATTGAATAGGCTGTTCCTCCACCGGGACCAGATCCGTATCCAGGATGTCAGTAATCTTGCTAACCGCCAGCCATTCCTGATTGATACTGTTGGTTGAGTGGATAGCCGGAACAATAATGTGATTTGAGGCAGAGACTGATGTCCTGTTATTCTGTTCGGCGTTTTTTGAGGCTTACCGGATTAGCCAGATGTCATGATCGGCATATGGTGGACAAGATTTAATACAACTTTAACGGTGCCTTTACCGTGCAGTAACTCTTTTGCGTTATCTTGCCCCCATGGAACTCTCCTGCATCTCGCGCCGGGTTGGCGCACCCGACCCTCTGTCACTGGTATGGTGGGTTTGCAGGGAAATCCCTAAATCTGGGCAAGGAGGAGACAGACAATGAAAGCTGGGAAAGCACCCCATGGTTTCTCCCTTATAGGTCTGGTTGCCCTGGCAGTCATCCTGTGTTCCTGTGGCGCCTGGGCAAAGGAGGCCCCTCTGATGTACACGGAGCCTTATTTGCTGGCTCCAACCACCAATTCAATTTATGTCTACTGGATTACGTCGGAGGAGACAACCCGTTCCTATGGGGAATACGGCCCAACCGGCTCTTATGGGTATACCAGAAGCGCAAAGACCTACGAATTGGAAGGATTAAAGACTGTAGACGAGAATAGGTGACAGGCTCCATCCACACCTACGGGTAGAATCTAGGAGGTCGCTTCTTCATGAAGGAAAGCCTCAGTGAGGCAGCATACACAGCCCTCGCTACTGTCGGGGCATGCGGAGACTGGTGCGGCAAATGCCCTCATTTTCCGAAAGAATGCTCAGGCTGCCATGCTAAAGCAGATACATGCGGGTTTTTGAAATGCCTGGCCGGACGTGGACTTGAGCATTTCGGCGAGTGCGCCAGTTTCCCTTGCGAGGACCTGGTCTCATTCGTGCCCGATGATAGGCTGCCCAAAGGGTTCCATATCGAGAGCCTGAGATATAGGACCGAAAATGGTTTGGACAAGTGGTTGCAACGGTTCCCGCAGGAATGGAGTCATCTGATGAAATAGTAGATGGGCGGAGATGGGTGGCCTATAGCCCATTCGGCATGGGTGGAGCGGGGCCCGCCTATCTAGACGTTGCCCTTCCTCGCACGAAAGGATCGAAGAGGGGGAGGATCATGGATACCAGGTTGAAATCTGCTTATATCCTGTCAATCGTCATTGCGGTTTTGGCGCTGGTCGCAAGCGCGGGCGGGCTCTTTATCGGGAATCTATATCGAGATAGCAGTGCCTTTATTATGGCGGGGTGGTTCGGCAACGACTTGGTGACGCTCTCTGTAGCTCTTCCATTGTTGGTCGGTGCTCTGGTCCTGTCGATGAAGGGTTCGCACCGGGCACAACTGGTTTGGTTCGGAATCCTGGATTATATGCTCTATAATTACGCCTTCTACGTCTTCGGAGCCGCGTTCAACCGTTTTTTCCTAATCTACGTGGCGCTGTTTACCCTGTCGATATTTGCCCTC
This window harbors:
- a CDS encoding response regulator transcription factor yields the protein MNEKVLIVDDEAPIVELVDFTLRKEGLKTLVAYDGKAAIAKTLSEKPDLVLLDLMLPEISGYDVFRSIRSELPVPIIMLTAKSEVVDRVVGLELGADDYITKPFSPRELAARVKAVLRRCTANRASQWEGERELRVGELRLDPRRRMAWRGDEKLELTRREYELLAIFMANHGIVLTREVLLEKVWGYDYAGDARTVDVHVARLRRRIGDDPVEPEYIITVRGVGYKMKEAHTPGDAEHR
- a CDS encoding DUF3795 domain-containing protein, with product MKESLSEAAYTALATVGACGDWCGKCPHFPKECSGCHAKADTCGFLKCLAGRGLEHFGECASFPCEDLVSFVPDDRLPKGFHIESLRYRTENGLDKWLQRFPQEWSHLMK